The genomic region GCTCACCACTATCATCGCACTGGTGTGCTTGATTGTAGGTGCCTTGGCGCCGACCTTGATTACGCAGCGCACGCGCCCTTTATCTTTCAAGGAAGATATTTCCGTGTCCAAGGGCTCCGAGCACGCGCAGGTGGCGCGCTGGGAGGATTATGAAGGCTGCGAGGACGGTCTCAAGTGCGTTGTCCAGACGCAGGATTTAGACATTGATCGTCATTCCACCACGGCGAAGACGGATGTGGATGATGCCGCGGCGCATTCGGAAAGCTCCATTACCATCAGCTTAGATGGCGAGCAGATTGCCGAGATTGCGCAGACCGCGCTGCTTAACCGCGAGTCGGCGTATCCGATGGCGGGTCTGGATACTAACCAGGAATTTACCGTCGCCGGCGAGACCGTGCTCTCAGCCGAGGGCGCGGAGATTGATGGCATTGATTATTTCTTCCCTTCGCAGACTGAACAGCGTTCTTATCCGTACTTCGATACGGTGATGCAAAAATCCGAGCCGATTGACTATCTCACCGATGAGAAAATCGATGGGATTCCCACCTATTCCTTCTATCAACAGCGCCAGGGCGTCAATGTTGATCATCTCTTTGCCGATCCGCACTTCCCCGGCCGCGCCGGGGACCTTTATTCCGACGCAGAACTTGCGGAGCTAGATCTGGCCGCCGATGACCACGTGGAGCTAAAACCGTATTACGCCGTGGAGCGCACCGTGTGGGTGGAGCCTACTACCGGGCGGATCGTCGATAGCAATGAAAAACTGCAGATTTACCTGGCGCAATCACAAACAGAAGCACCCACGGGGGAACGCACACTCTTTTCCGCCGATATTTCCTGGGATGAGGAATCGACCCAAGCCGAGTTGGATAAAGTGAAAAACACGGTGATGGCGGTGCAGGTCGCCACCATCGTTGGTTGGGTGCTCGCCATTATTGGTGCGGTATTATTGCTCGCCTGTGCGTGGCGTTTTAGCAGGCAGCGTGAGAATTAGGCTGATCTTCTGCGCCTTTTCGGCGGCCGCTGTCGCGGCGGTAGTGTGGCCTTTTCTCTTCGGCGGGCAATTAGCCTGGCGCGACATGCTGGTGCTGGATTCGCCCGGCATGACTGCCACCAACTTTGGCGGTGGGGACCTGTTTGCGCGGAACGCGCCGCAAGATGGGGTGCTGGCGATCATCGCTAAGCTTGTGCCCGCCACCTGGGTGGTCAAAGCGCTCATGGTGGCCTCGGCTATCGGCGCCGCCGCCGGCGCTTGGTGGTTGAGCAATAAAGAACTCCTGCCCACTTTGGCAGCCATTGGTCTCGCGGTGGCCAATCCCTTTGTCATCGAAAGGCTCATGCAAGGCCAGTGGTCTTTGGTCATTGCCGCGTGGTTGTTGCCGTTGATTGCCGCCGCAGCCCTCCACGGTGTCACGCTGCTGGTCTGGCTGCTCATGTTTGTCGCTTCCCTTACGCCCACCGGCGCGCTAGTTGGGTTGATTGTGGCCGTGGTGTGTTTGCGCAAACATCGACTGCTCACCCTGGCGCTGGGGGCGCTGTATACCGCACCGTGGGCGATTCCAGGTGTTATCGCGACCTTTCGCGGCGGACAAGAAATGAATGCCCAAGCCGCCGCCGAAGCTTTTGCCCCGCGCGCGGAAGAAGCCGTGGGCACCGTGGGCGCGCTGCTGGGATTAGGAGGTATCTGGAATGCTGATGCCGTGCCCGAATCCCGGCACTTAGGCTTTGCCCTTTTTGGCCTGGGCGTTTTTGCCTGCGTGCTTGTAGGCGCACGCTTTGTGCCGCGCCGGTTACTGGTGCTTGCTGGGGTGGGGCTTGCCATCGCTACTCTTGCCTGGCTGTGGCCGACCGGCATGGCCTGGGCGCTCGAGCATATCCCCGGCGCGGGCCTGGTGCGCGATAGCCAAAAGCTACTCCTGCTGGCACTACCCGGCTACGTTATGGCGCTTGGGCACATCCCTGCCCGACACACCGTCGCCGCAGCGCTCGCTTTGGGCTGCGTCATCCTGCAAACCCCGGACGCGGCGTCGTCCCTGTCGGTTCTGCGCGGCACGCAGGCCCCGTTGGTAGATAACAACCTCGTGGCAGAGATCAACGAGCGCGATGTGTTATTTATTGACCGCCACACCCTGGCTGATATCGATGGCCGCTTGGTGGTAGATCCCTATTCCAAGGTGGTCAACAAAGTTGAATCCGGAAGCTTAAGTGTTGATGGCACCCTGGTGGATCTTCCCAGTCCCCGCTGGCAGGCTGCCATGCAGGCGTGGGAGGACAATGACCGCACAGCGCTGGAAGATTTAGGCATCGGCGTAGTGGTCGAGGACGAAAAGATTATCGCTGAAACCTCCGTCACACCACACAGCGTGCCGTGGATTTTAACCAGCCTCTGGCTGTTGAGCCCGGCTATTGCTGGGTTAGCCTACGCAGGAGTTCTTCGAAACGAGCGCCGGTCGAATCCCACGAAAATTTAAGCGCAAAGTCTTTGGCGGCCGCGCCTAATTCCTCGCGCAACTCCACGTCGCGAATCAGCCTCCGGGTGGCATCAATAAACCCTTGTTCATCGCTAACCAGCAGCCCGGTTGTATTATCCTGCACGCTATCGCGCAGCCCGAAAGAATAACCGACCGTCGGCACGCCATGTTGGGCAGCTTCCATCACTGCCAAGCCCCAGCCTTCTTTGCGCGAGGGCATTAAGTGAATATCGGCGCGCGCTAATAGCGCGTGTTTATAATCCTCGGTCACCTGCCCGTGGAAGATGACCTTGTCCAACACGCCCCGCTCGCGGGCATAGGCGCGTAATTCTGCCTCCCACCAGCCGCTGCCGATGACGTCCAAGGTGGCATCGTCAAGCGCTGCGACAGTATCAATCGCGTGCTCAATCTGCTTATAAGGCACCAGACGCGACAAGGTGACCAAGTGAATGGGCGTCTCGCGCGCAATCAGCGGAATGTGCTCGGGGATGGGGTCAACGCCATTTTCAATAATCTGGGCATCGGGCACCCCAAGTGCCAGCAAGTCCGCGCGGGAGGCTTCCGACACTGTCACCGTCTGCGAATTGCGGTAAACCCAGGGGGCGACGCGAGATTCCAAAAACCAG from Corynebacterium ammoniagenes DSM 20306 harbors:
- a CDS encoding porin PorA family protein, giving the protein MLRTPSSLKLTTIIALVCLIVGALAPTLITQRTRPLSFKEDISVSKGSEHAQVARWEDYEGCEDGLKCVVQTQDLDIDRHSTTAKTDVDDAAAHSESSITISLDGEQIAEIAQTALLNRESAYPMAGLDTNQEFTVAGETVLSAEGAEIDGIDYFFPSQTEQRSYPYFDTVMQKSEPIDYLTDEKIDGIPTYSFYQQRQGVNVDHLFADPHFPGRAGDLYSDAELAELDLAADDHVELKPYYAVERTVWVEPTTGRIVDSNEKLQIYLAQSQTEAPTGERTLFSADISWDEESTQAELDKVKNTVMAVQVATIVGWVLAIIGAVLLLACAWRFSRQREN
- a CDS encoding glycosyltransferase family 4 protein, which encodes MKILLLCWRDSTHPQGGGSERYLERVGEYLVSQGHEVVFRTSRHMNAARREVRNGVRYSRGGAKYSVYPAALAMIVAARLGIGPLRGFDAVIDTQNGIPFFARLVSGKPTVLLTHHCHREVWPVAGRVIGPLGWFLESRVAPWVYRNSQTVTVSEASRADLLALGVPDAQIIENGVDPIPEHIPLIARETPIHLVTLSRLVPYKQIEHAIDTVAALDDATLDVIGSGWWEAELRAYARERGVLDKVIFHGQVTEDYKHALLARADIHLMPSRKEGWGLAVMEAAQHGVPTVGYSFGLRDSVQDNTTGLLVSDEQGFIDATRRLIRDVELREELGAAAKDFALKFSWDSTGARFEELLRRLTQQ